The genomic window GCTGCTTTTAACCCCTTGCAGCCTCCTACAGGACCCTGGTAGGGTGGATGAGACTGTGCAGTTCCCCTGACACCCTCCCTTGAGCCCTGACTCAAATCTTGGAGGGTTTTCATTtcctgcagccccgggctgTCTCTGGGTGTTTGGGTGTCACCTCCTCCTTCACACCCTCCCCTGTTCCTGTACCAAAGGTGGAATGGGGAAgatgggaagcagcagctctggaacCCGGAGAGAATGGTCCGAGGCActctgagccctgcagggacacggAGATTTTGGGAGAATGGGCATTTGGGGACGGcagagggtggggacagcagtgaTAGGGCTGCAGCGTCATGTGTCACCGTGAAGATGGCGAAaaacagccctgccagggcgCAGAAGGAAACCGAAAACAAAAGTTCCCGCAGGGTTCAAAACGAAATTCAAGTGGAAAGTCATGAGTCACCTTCCTCTGGGTTTCTGTGCTACAAAGTCCTTGCTCCTGACGGCCCTCACTCATTCCAGGCAGGAAAAGTCCCTGCcacccctgggcagccctgggtggCTTTGGGACACAGCCCTCAGCCCCACAGGCCGAGCTGGAAAAGCTCCAGAGGCTCCTGAGCTCTTTGCTGGGTGTGCCCACACCCTGCCCAGCATCCTGTGCCACCTGAGCAGTGGCACTGTGGGGTCCAGAGGAAATTCCCACTGTTTCCCACTTGGGAACAGCTCTGAGTCCTCCCAGAGCAGGTGGGCTCAGGCATGGCCTGGGATGGGCAGAGGATGAAGCACAGGAGGCTGCTCAGTGGAGGAGGGGATGGACACCATCCAAGGGATCTGCACCATCCCAGGGGATCTGCACCATCCCAGGGGATCTGCACCATCCCAGGGGATCTGCatcaccccaggacagggaattctgtgattctgagagCCAGGAGAGGCAGCTCTGGGATTTACCCCTGGGATTTACCCCTGGCCCCAGGGATTTACCCAGGGATTTACCCCTGGCCCCAGCTGATGATCCTCACTGCGTTCTCAGCTCTTCCTTGGATGGGGGTGTTTGAGTTtggggaggaagggggaaaTCCTGTCCTCCCATCCTTGGAGTGTAGGAAAAACCAGCATTTCCATCCTGGTCAGCAGGCTCAGGCCCTGagtgcagctgtgcaggaccTCGTGGTTTTCCAAGCTTTGCACTTCCAGGCCCCATCCCTTGGAAAATGGGCTGTACTTCCTGTCtcccatttctttttccttctgagcAATCTCCAGTGTGATGCCACGAGCTTGAACCACCTTGTGCACTTCTCCCATACCCATGGGTGGTTATTTATCCCTAGCCAgctcttcctttatttttgccCAGGATGCAATTtaaattttggggtgtcaggaATTGTGTTTCAGGCTTGGTGCAAATCAGGAAaggccccagctcagccctgctgaagTGTGGGCAGGGAATGTGCTCTGGAATGTCagacagcagccaggagctgccctgatCCCGTTAATCCTGACAGGAGCTTTGTGGCCTCCTCGAGGAGCTCTGATGAGCCCTGAACTGCAGGTTTAGGATACCTACGAGCTTCAGGGAAAAGATGAGCTTtgtgttttgttctcatttaattttcttattttctgagAGGGGAAATGTAAAGAACAAGGGGAGTTAGAGGAAATGAGTGCTGGAGAAAATCAGGGCTCACCTCGTGTGGTCGCAGCCGGGGAGTCCCGGAgtgctggaattttttttacagctttttatGAACCTCTGTGGTCTGGGCTAAGGAGAAGCTGGTGCAGCCCACAGCTCTCTTAGAAGCAGGAAGGAAGTCTATTAGCATGTGTGTGAGGTGTGAGGTCCTTTCTGTGATGAGATCCTTGAAGAGGGTGAATCCAGCTgggtgggagaggagctggtgcCCTCAGAACTTCCATGGTAGGTACAGAAGGAGTGTGCCCAAGGGaggagccagccctggcagagaTAAAAGCAGAGGGCTCTGATCCTTGGGTTCTGAGGGACCACAGAGCTCCACCACTCAGCATCTCCATCACCCTCCAGGTGAAGCTGCCACCCCAAACCTCTCTGCGATGGCCTCGGGGAATGAGGGGGACCCTCCGCAGGATCAGGGGCGCCGGGGGAGCCAAAGGCGCAGGCTCAGCTCAGGTAAAGGGCTCTGGGGTGCtcaggggagggagcagcttcAAACCTTTGCTTGTTTATTCATTCCCCGGCTGTGTTCCTTTGGCAAGACGGGATTTCCTGTCTCCAGGGCTTTTTGCAAGCCTGGGATAAGGAACTGGATTGAACTGGGAGGCGCTTGGAGCGTTCTGGTCTAGAGGGAGGCGTCCCTGGGTGGAACAGGGTTTGAGGTTCTTTTCCACCCAAAATAATCAAGGATTGTGGGCTTGGCATTGGATGGGCAGCAAGGTGGGATTgaaggcagggaggcagggagagaacaaagtgctgggagctgctgggagctgcctgggagTCCCTGTCACTGCCTGGAGTGGTTTTTTGGGGCTGATGGAGATTTTTAGCCAGAGCTGCCAGTTTttccccacagcacagctgctcctgggagatGGGAGCAGTGAGGAATGAAGGAGCTCAGGAAGAAATGCAAGTGTTGAAGGTTTGGGGCTCTCTGGATCGGGGCAGTGCTGTGGGTGCAGGGTGTGGATCCCAATGCTGAGtgagctggggatggagggagcagACACGGAGCAGACACGGAGCAGTTCCTTCCTTCCAGAgatccctgagcagctccaaacctccccttggcactgctggcactgggaacCCACCAGGCAAACCCTGATCCAAATCCCTTGGGTGGGAGAGATTCCAAGACAATCCCAGTGGGGGTGGCACCCGTGGGAAGGGGGAATGTGTCCTCCTGTTGTGGTGTTACTAAAAACAGCTCCAGGGATTATTTTAGCGCAGAGATTTCCTCTTGTGTCTGGCTGAGTGTTTGCCCTCCTCTCCCTGAAACTCTGACTCAGTTGATTTCGTTTTCTGATTCTCTCTGGAGTGTCACCAACTCCAGTTCCTGGAAGGTGAAGGATTTGTTTGTCACCAAACAAACCCGTGTCTGAAAACAGAAAGTAACCCCTGGAAAGTGACAGGAGCTGTCCTTTcccttcagctctgctgctgtaaTCTGAGCTCGGCAGCTCCATGTGGGAcagggaggtgggagcagctggaaaaaaagCCTGTGAGGAGGATTTGGTGTGATTTGGGGGCTTGGGGATGGGGTGCTGTGCTTCACTTCCCAGCCGTGCAGGAAGATCTCAGGTTGGAAATGCAGAttctggagagctgctgctcctggtccCTGTGGGGTCActcagtggggctgtgggagccactgtccctctccaggtgcttctggagctgctgaaacCGAGCTCTAATCCAGGACATCCCCCAGAGCCATGGAATGTGTGAGGAGGGATGACACCGAGGGGTTCCTGCTGCAGGGGGCTGGTCCTGGCCGTGTCCCTGAgcagtgtggggacagggacacgtgTGTGGGTCTGGAGAAGGTTCTGTGGGGACATGTGTGGGTCTGGAGAAGGTTCTGTGGGTTTGGAGATGTTTATGAGGGGGCAGAGCCACATGTGTGGGTCTGGAGCTGTTAGTGTGGGGACAAGGACAAATGTGTGGGTCTGGAGAGCATTCTGTGGGGACATGTGTGGGTCTGGAGAAGGTTGTGTGGGAACAGGGCCGAGTGTGGGTCTGGAGATGGTTCTGTGGGTGTAGGGACACTTGTGTGGGTCTGGAGAAGTTTATATGGAGACAAGGACAAATGTGTGAGTCTGGAGAGGGTTGTGAGGGTTTGGAGATGTTTTTGTGGGCACAGGGACGTGTGTGGGTCTGGAGAGGGTTTTGTGGAGACAAGGACCAATGTGTGGGTCTGGAGAAGGTTGTGAGGGTGCAGAGGCACATGTTTGGTCTGGAGAGGGTTGTGTGGGGGTATGTATGGGTCTGGAGAAGGTTTTGTGGAGACAAGGGCCAATGTGTGGGTCTGGAGAGCATTTGTGAGGGTGCAGAGACACGTGTGTGGGTCTGGAGAGGGTTGTGTGGGAACAGGGACATTTGTTTAGGTCTGGAGATGGTTCTGTGGGTACAGAGACACGTGTGTGGGTCTGGAGAGGGTTGTGTGGAGACAAGGACAAATGTGTGGGTCTGGAGAGGCTTTGTGAGGGTGCAGAGACACGTGTGTGGGTCTGGAGAGGGTTATGTGGGGATATGTGTGGGTCTGGAGAAGGTTTTGTGGAGACAGGGACCAATGTGTAGGTCTGGAGAGCATTTGTGAGGGTGCAGAGACACGTGTATGGGTCTGGAGAAGGTTGTGTGGGAACAGGGACATTTGTTTAGGTCTGGAGATGGTTCTGTGGGTGCAGAGACACGTGTGTGGGTCTGGAGAAGGTTGTGTGGAGACAAGGACCAATGTGTGTGTCTGGAGAGGGTTGTGAGGGTGCAGAGGCACATGTTTGGCCTGGAGAGGGTTGTGTGGGGATATGTGTGGGTCTGGAGAGGGACCCACGCCAGGAGAGGGTTGTGTGGGGATATGTGTGGGTCTGGAGAAGGTTTTGTGGAGACAGGGACCAATGTGTGGGTCTGGAGAGGGTTGTGAGGGTGCAGAGACATTTTTTTAGGTCTGGAGATGGTTCTATGGGTGCAGAGACACATGTGTGGGTCTGGAGAGGGTTGTGAGGGTGCAGAGGCACATGTTTGGTCTGGAGAGGGTTGTGTGGAGACAAGGACCAATGTGTGGGTCTGGGGACGATTCCGTGGGGACGTGTGCGAGTCTGGAGAAGGTTCTGTGGGAACAGCCTCCTCCAAAcccggggaggggagggagaggcgTGCAGGCCCTGAGCGCTGTCCCCTGCGCAGAGGGCCGCGTGGCGGAGGAGGCCGAGGAGGTGTTCCGGAGCTTCGCCTTCTACCGCTACCAGCAGGAGCGCGAGGAGCGCGGGGCCGAGCTGCCGCGCGACCCCGAGAtcgagcagctccagcaggaccCGTGCAGGTAAATCCCCACTCCTGCCCCTCGCCCCACGCCGCCCAGCCCGGCCTGACTCCCTGCCGGCCCCGCAGCACCGAGAGCCAGGTGGGACAGCGCCTGGCCATCATCGGCGATGACATCTACAAGCGCTACGACGCCGAGTTCCGCACCATGCTGGAGAGCCTGCAGCCCACCCGCGACAACGCCTACGAGCACTTCACCAGGATTGCCTCCAGGTAAagccctgggagctcctgctgtgggctggaagggaaggggaggttGGGTGTACTCAGTGCTGTTGGTTAAACCCGCTCTGTCCGTTTGATCTTCGCTCTCCAGCCCTGGCCGAGCTCCCAGTGAGCTGCCCAGGATGGTTCCCATGTCttctccctggctgctcctcctcctgcacacTGCTCCTGTCattgtcccctcccagccctcccagatGTGTGCAGGTGACACACAGACAGGCTGGGGTGTGTCAGGGGATGTCCCTGGGACccctgtcccaaatccccctcagggGCACaaccagctcctgctgtgccctgctccaggctggcacGTGCCAGGGAACAACCTCAGCCACAACTCCACATCTGGAGGTGGGATGGTCACTGAGAAAACGGAATCGTGGAATggttgggctgggagggaccctgAAAATCAtctcagagcagcccctgccatgggcaggaggCCACACACGAGATGAGGTGGTCAGAGCTGCCACCCAAGCTGGTCCTCATGGACACATCGGTATGGGGGCTGCTCCACGGGCTGGCAGAGCCTGCAGGTGACACACAGAGCCTGGAGGTGACACACAGGGCCTGGAGGTGGCACACAGGGCCTGCAGGTGACACACAGAGCCTCGTGTAGGTGACACACAGAGCCTGGAGGTGACACAGAACCTGCAGGTGACACACAGAGCCTCATGTAGGTGACACACAGAGCCTGGAGGTGACACAGAACCTGCAGGTGACACACAGAGCCTGGTGCAGGTGACAGCCACCCAAAGCACAGTGCCAGGTGAGGAGTGAGGGCACAGCCCTGGAAAACTCCAGCCAGGATTTCCCAGGGAAGCTTGGATCGAGGTGGGATCGAGGGGTTCTGTCTGCAGGGAAATGTCCAGCCAGGCcaggcagcccctggcacaggcaggacgGGTCTCTGGGCTCCTGCCACTCCTCCAAACACCTCTGGCTGtgacagccctgtccctgtgccctctgctcgTGTCTAATTCCTTCTTTGCTCCGGTGTTTAACTCCTTCCTTTCTGtccttttcctgctcccctGTCTGGGAAGCCGCGCCGGCTGAGGCGGCAACACACACAGGTAAATTaacccctgtccctgtcccactcAGGTAAATGAAATTaacccctgtccctgtccctgtcacactCAGGTAAATTaacccctgtccctgtccctgtccctgtcacactCAGGTAAATTAAATTaacccctgtccctgtcccactcAGGTAAATTAAATTAACCCCTTCCCTATTCCTGTCACACTCAGGTAAATTaacccctgtccctgtccctgtcacactCAGGTAAATGAAATTaacccctgtccctgtcacactgAGGTAAATTAACCCTTGTCACACTCAGGTAAATGAAATTaacccctgtccctgtcacactgAGGTAAATTAACCCTTGTCACACTCAGGTAAATGAAATTaacccctgtccctgtcacactgAGGTAAATTAACCCTTGTCACACTCATGTAAATTAAATTaacccctgtccctgtcacactcagataaatgaaattaacccctgtccctgtccctgt from Taeniopygia guttata chromosome 26, bTaeGut7.mat, whole genome shotgun sequence includes these protein-coding regions:
- the BAK1 gene encoding bcl-2 homologous antagonist/killer, whose translation is MASGNEGDPPQDQGRRGSQRRRLSSEGRVAEEAEEVFRSFAFYRYQQEREERGAELPRDPEIEQLQQDPCSTESQVGQRLAIIGDDIYKRYDAEFRTMLESLQPTRDNAYEHFTRIASSLFESGINWGRVIALLAFGYRMAMHVWQRGVSGFLRRIARYVGDFMLQNRIARWIAQQGGWEAVQTLDNVYIKYVLVAAVVALGYLVLRRFFSS